The Tissierellales bacterium genome includes a region encoding these proteins:
- a CDS encoding putative sulfate exporter family transporter yields the protein MKKYLKGLSLVLFLATLAFIIQNITSNYFKLETLTWGILIGMAWVNLVGTSKKYDCGIAFCQKKMLKTGIVLLGFKMSAEGIKTLGIKSIFIVILYVILATSLAIIFQRILKVNKKTAMLIGLGSSICGASAVVALSDSIEAKKEDTAVAVSVVSLLGAIGVMGYTFIFKLYPMNQIHYGLWSGLTLHGVAHAIAAAGAGGAVAKEMGTMIKLIRVLMLVPVSLLLSKIFGVKEKSAKLPGYVLGFCITTAIGLSGFLPSNIVDLLLKISDFLILLAMTGLGLSVDFKNIKNEIGSAITHGAIIFGILSCIGFVLTMMI from the coding sequence TTGAAAAAATATTTAAAAGGTTTATCATTGGTTCTATTTTTAGCTACATTAGCTTTTATTATTCAAAATATTACTTCGAATTATTTTAAGCTTGAAACTCTTACTTGGGGTATATTAATTGGTATGGCTTGGGTTAATTTAGTTGGAACTTCAAAAAAATATGATTGTGGTATAGCATTTTGTCAAAAGAAAATGCTAAAAACTGGGATTGTATTACTTGGATTTAAAATGAGTGCTGAAGGAATAAAAACGCTGGGAATAAAAAGTATATTTATTGTAATACTATATGTTATTCTAGCTACTAGTTTAGCAATAATTTTTCAAAGAATATTAAAAGTTAATAAGAAAACGGCAATGTTAATAGGACTTGGATCTTCAATTTGTGGAGCATCTGCAGTTGTAGCATTATCAGATAGCATAGAAGCTAAGAAAGAGGATACTGCTGTAGCCGTTTCAGTTGTTAGTTTACTTGGTGCTATCGGAGTTATGGGATATACTTTCATATTTAAGCTATATCCAATGAATCAGATTCATTATGGGCTCTGGTCAGGGCTTACGCTACATGGAGTAGCTCATGCAATTGCAGCTGCTGGAGCAGGAGGAGCTGTAGCAAAAGAGATGGGAACTATGATAAAATTAATTAGAGTGCTGATGTTAGTTCCTGTTTCCTTACTATTGTCAAAAATATTTGGTGTTAAAGAAAAAAGTGCTAAATTACCAGGATATGTTCTAGGATTTTGCATAACTACAGCAATAGGTCTAAGTGGATTTTTGCCATCTAATATAGTTGATTTATTACTTAAAATTAGTGATTTTTTAATTTTGCTAGCTATGACAGGTCTAGGATTATCTGTTGATTTTAAAAATATAAAAAATGAAATTGGAAGTGCAATAACTCATGGGGCTATTATATTTGGCATTTTATCGTGTATTGGTTTTGTATTGACAATGATGATATAA
- a CDS encoding LysR family transcriptional regulator yields the protein MINQKLKTFYELTRFKNMTKTAKYLNMTQPGVSKQIKQLELYYGIKVFRKNGRNLEITAAGKLLRDEVEKLIVCEKNIKQSLEIFSKPVKNQYIGATKTIGSFLAPELMENYSRFENDRLLLTVDNTKHILNKLDNGDIDLALVEGIIDLDKYDWRVLREDELICITSYSDARKTINIDDMKQKVLILREEGSGTRNIIERALKNIGVSIDDFRATMEIGDWSAIKSLVSRGMGISFLSRIAVVKELENGELIEQKIEDFNLKRNLYYVWRKNEECEFAEKFLKHNYKLYKHN from the coding sequence ATGATAAATCAAAAACTTAAGACATTTTATGAACTTACTAGATTTAAGAATATGACAAAAACCGCAAAATATCTTAATATGACACAACCTGGAGTATCAAAACAAATAAAACAATTAGAACTATATTATGGAATTAAAGTATTTAGGAAAAATGGTAGGAATTTAGAGATTACAGCTGCCGGAAAGTTATTGAGAGATGAAGTGGAAAAGTTGATTGTTTGTGAAAAAAATATAAAGCAGAGCTTAGAGATTTTTTCTAAGCCTGTTAAAAATCAATATATTGGTGCAACTAAAACTATAGGTTCATTTTTAGCCCCAGAGTTGATGGAAAATTATAGTCGATTTGAAAATGATAGACTTTTGCTTACTGTTGATAATACTAAGCATATATTGAATAAATTAGATAATGGGGATATAGATTTAGCGCTTGTAGAGGGGATAATCGATTTGGATAAATATGATTGGAGGGTATTAAGAGAAGATGAATTAATTTGTATTACAAGTTATTCTGATGCTAGAAAAACTATAAATATAGATGACATGAAACAAAAAGTACTGATACTTAGAGAAGAAGGTTCGGGTACTAGAAATATAATAGAGAGAGCATTAAAAAACATAGGAGTTTCAATAGATGATTTCAGAGCAACTATGGAGATTGGAGATTGGAGTGCTATCAAAAGTTTAGTTTCACGGGGAATGGGAATTAGTTTTTTGTCTAGAATAGCGGTAGTTAAAGAGCTTGAAAATGGTGAACTTATTGAACAAAAAATTGAAGATTTTAATTTGAAAAGAAATTTATACTATGTTTGGAGAAAAAATGAAGAATGTGAGTTTGCAGAAAAGTTCCTGAAACATAACTATAAGTTATACAAACATAATTAA
- a CDS encoding DUF1295 domain-containing protein — MNVLIETSIAILIYFTVFFIIGTILKNNGIVDVGWGMGFVLISIWQWIKTGAVFDLRMIILLLVVIWGTRLFYHIFRRNINKPEDFRYAKWRKEWGKNVLIRSLFQVYYLQAIFMIVIIYPVVWTIEKGDASFNLLLIIGVLVWFIGYLFESIGDMQLRKFKRDISNKGKIMQSGLWKYTRHPNYFGESAMWWGIFIISASQGMGIYGIFSPVAITLLLLFVSGVPLLERKYKDREDYRLYSEKTNKFIPGPRRK; from the coding sequence ATGAATGTATTAATAGAAACTAGTATTGCTATATTAATCTATTTTACCGTATTTTTTATAATTGGAACCATTCTAAAGAACAATGGAATAGTAGACGTTGGCTGGGGGATGGGATTTGTATTAATATCAATTTGGCAATGGATTAAAACTGGAGCGGTTTTCGACTTGAGGATGATAATTTTGTTATTAGTTGTAATTTGGGGTACGAGGCTGTTCTACCATATATTTAGAAGAAATATTAATAAACCGGAAGATTTTAGATATGCGAAGTGGAGAAAAGAATGGGGTAAAAATGTTTTGATAAGAAGTTTATTTCAGGTGTATTATCTTCAAGCAATTTTTATGATAGTTATAATTTATCCGGTTGTATGGACTATCGAAAAAGGAGATGCAAGTTTTAATTTATTACTCATAATTGGAGTCTTGGTATGGTTTATTGGATATTTATTTGAATCTATAGGAGATATGCAGCTTAGGAAGTTTAAAAGAGACATAAGTAATAAAGGGAAGATAATGCAAAGTGGGTTATGGAAATACACTAGGCATCCGAATTACTTTGGTGAATCCGCGATGTGGTGGGGGATTTTTATAATAAGTGCTTCACAGGGAATGGGTATATATGGTATATTTAGCCCAGTTGCAATTACATTATTGTTGCTATTTGTCAGTGGGGTTCCGCTTCTTGAAAGAAAATATAAAGATAGAGAAGACTATAGACTGTATTCTGAAAAGACAAATAAATTTATACCAGGACCTAGAAGAAAGTAG
- a CDS encoding DegV family EDD domain-containing protein: MDYIDGKQCYIAFILGARSIIEARAELNELNRFPVPDKDTGDNLSTMMQQVLIEIELDHNIGAIIKNIAKKALKTARGNSGIIFAEYLIGLSESIADRDVISTKNFVKASKKGTEYAYKAVKKPVEGTMLTMMKIWGESLECFQSDEIKFKELYKKALEKTETKFIESYKKKSKNIIANDSGAIGFMYFLQGISMSENSSKLKNDIAHKNYETLNQNSQIEIKEESRYRYCLEIYLDKSSHESIDLKKKIENIGDSLVYAQEEKFARVHIHTSNPARVVELAEKSGTIIYTKVDDFKYQVNLKPSNEVAIWTDSIADLPEIFIKKHNIYIIPMQIQIGEDTYLDGVTLDGKSYLNKLKNNKGRLISSQPNKEQIRKQLEFLTKNYKKVIGLFVSSKMSGIYENIKDEAKLYSKSECDVNIIDTKRNSGAQGLLIMKIAKALEAGIDYEKLVNSIDSYIDRTNIFVSVKSFDAMVQNGRLSEKTGRMARKFKVFPIVTIDKNGAGKLCKMSRTSGRCLDKIVKEMIKINQNIGISEYGISYFGSKEEALKLADKLEILLGKKTLFVEQISPIVASSAGEGAIAVSYVEEDRNECINRN; encoded by the coding sequence ATGGATTATATAGATGGCAAACAATGTTATATTGCATTTATATTGGGGGCTAGAAGTATCATAGAAGCAAGAGCAGAATTAAATGAACTTAATCGATTTCCAGTACCAGATAAGGATACTGGAGACAATCTTTCTACAATGATGCAACAAGTTCTAATAGAAATAGAACTTGATCACAATATAGGAGCTATCATTAAAAATATTGCTAAAAAAGCATTAAAGACTGCAAGGGGCAATTCAGGAATAATATTTGCAGAATATTTGATTGGATTGTCAGAATCAATTGCAGATAGAGATGTTATTAGTACGAAGAATTTCGTTAAAGCCTCAAAGAAAGGGACTGAATATGCTTATAAAGCAGTAAAAAAACCTGTTGAAGGAACAATGCTTACTATGATGAAAATTTGGGGAGAGAGCTTGGAATGTTTTCAATCAGACGAAATAAAATTTAAGGAGTTGTACAAAAAAGCATTAGAAAAAACAGAAACTAAGTTTATAGAAAGCTACAAAAAAAAGTCAAAAAATATCATAGCTAACGATTCTGGAGCTATAGGATTTATGTATTTTTTGCAAGGAATATCAATGAGTGAAAACTCAAGCAAATTAAAAAATGATATAGCTCACAAAAATTATGAAACTTTGAATCAAAACAGTCAAATCGAAATTAAGGAAGAGAGTAGGTATAGATATTGTTTAGAAATTTATTTGGATAAGAGTAGTCATGAATCAATTGATTTGAAAAAGAAAATTGAGAATATAGGAGATTCATTAGTTTATGCTCAGGAGGAAAAATTTGCAAGAGTACACATACATACTAGTAATCCAGCTAGAGTTGTTGAATTAGCTGAAAAAAGTGGAACAATAATATATACAAAAGTTGATGATTTTAAATATCAAGTTAATCTAAAACCATCAAATGAAGTTGCTATTTGGACTGATAGCATAGCCGATCTACCTGAGATATTTATAAAAAAACACAATATATATATAATTCCAATGCAGATTCAAATAGGGGAGGATACATATTTAGATGGTGTTACATTGGACGGAAAATCTTATTTAAATAAACTTAAAAACAATAAGGGAAGACTCATAAGTTCGCAGCCAAATAAAGAGCAGATACGCAAACAGCTTGAGTTTTTGACAAAAAATTATAAAAAAGTTATAGGATTATTTGTATCCAGTAAAATGAGCGGTATATACGAAAATATAAAAGATGAGGCTAAATTGTATTCAAAATCCGAATGTGATGTGAATATAATTGATACCAAGAGAAATAGTGGAGCGCAGGGACTTCTAATAATGAAAATAGCTAAAGCATTAGAGGCTGGAATTGATTATGAAAAATTGGTCAATAGTATAGATAGCTACATTGATAGAACAAATATATTTGTAAGTGTCAAAAGCTTTGATGCAATGGTTCAAAATGGCAGGCTTAGTGAAAAAACAGGTCGTATGGCAAGGAAGTTTAAAGTCTTTCCAATAGTTACCATAGATAAAAATGGCGCGGGGAAGCTTTGTAAGATGAGCAGAACATCAGGACGATGTTTAGATAAAATAGTTAAGGAAATGATAAAAATTAATCAGAATATAGGAATAAGTGAATATGGAATAAGCTATTTTGGTTCAAAAGAAGAAGCTCTTAAATTAGCAGATAAACTTGAAATTTTGTTGGGAAAAAAGACATTGTTTGTTGAGCAAATATCACCTATTGTTGCTTCGAGTGCAGGAGAAGGTGCTATAGCTGTAAGTTATGTAGAGGAGGATAGAAATGAATGTATTAATAGAAACTAG